The stretch of DNA ACCGGCCTTGACATGGATCAACTTGGTTCCCTGGGCTTTTTCGAGCGGCTGGCCGGAATGGTGGCCTTGCGTGAGGGCATGGGCGACCTTCTGGCGGAAGGGCTGGTGCGGGCCGGTGAGGAACTGGGCGGCGAGGCGCTCGCTCAATTTACCAATGCGGTTTCCGATGTCGGTGACGGAGCGACCTATTCAGCCCGGGAATACCTGATGAACGGCCTTCTTTACGCTTTCGAGCCGCGCCAGCCGATTGCCATGCTTCACGAAATCAGTCGCATCATCGGCCAGTGGGTTCAGCACGTCCGGCAACCGCCCTCCTCGCCGGTCACGGCGGATGTTTACCGGTCTGCCGCGAAAATGTTTTGGGGCGATGACAGGGCGTGGGATCTCAACACAACCGACGGCAAGGCCGCCGCTGCAGTCAGAATCATGGATCGGACGTATGTAAAAGACAGCCTCGGTCTGTGTGACTCCAATTGGCCTTTGATGGTTTCCTGGAATACGCCCGACAACGTCGGAGACCCGACCCTGGAAAGCCAAATCTATTCTGCGGTTACCGGCCTGGAATCGGACGAAGAAGCCCTGCTGCGCTGCGGTGAAAGGATTTTCAACCTTCAGCGGGCTATTTTGCTGCGTGAAGGTTGGCGCCCGAAGGAAGACGACGTCCTCGACGAATTCAATTACGAGGATCCTGTAGAGTCGGTATTCATGAACCCGGATGTGATCGTTCCCGGAGCGGGCGACGACGTATTGTCCCGCCGTGGCCGTACACTCGGAAAAGACGAGTTCCAACAGATGCGGAAAGAATTTTACGAACGTCGCGGCTGGGATCCGGAGACCGGTTTCCAGGAAGCCGGTACGCTTCACGACCTCGGCCTGGACGATGTTGCAGAAGACCTGAGTGGTCTGGGGGTAATAAAATTAGGCTCTTCCGGGGGACGCGTAACTTTGCATCCATCCCCGCCTAATAGCCGCCTCTGAATGGTTACCTATAAGGAACCGGGGGACCAAGGATTCCAGGGGACCTCGACTGTGGATTATTCGCTGGCTGTATTCAGGTTTTCCGGGCAATCAGCCAAAAGCAAATAGCCAACCGTTGGATGTTCAGCGTTCGGTGTCGGACATTCATCTTGGGTTCTGACCTCTGAGCTCCGATTTCTGACTTCCGGTTTAGGATCAAGACAGATCGCCAATTATCCGCTTCAGCACTTTTTCCATATGGATGAGGTGGGTGCCCCGCCAATACAGCTTATCGCAGGCTAGACACCGGGTATAGGCATGGCAGAATTGCCTGGTTTTCGGCGGGATCCTGTCCAATACCGCTTCTTTAGCTACCGGCACTAAAAGGGCGTTGCAGCGGAGACATCGTGAGAACAGCTTGATTTCATTTTTGATATCCAGCCGGTCGATGACCCGCCTTATCTGTTCCGCCGTCGTTCCCGGGTAAAGGTAGATGCCATGGCTGACATCCTTGAATTTGAGCAGTTTCTTGTTTTTGGACAGTATGATTCTGTTTTCTTTGTTCGATAAGGCGATGATGTCACGATTGGTGAAGGCGGTGTCGTAAAAAATATCGAACCCCAGGGCTCGCATATATTTTACGATATCGCCGAGGTTGATGTCGGCTATGAATCGGTTCCTGCGAAGCGGGATTTTTCTGAGCCGCGTCAGGTTTTCGATGTTGAGGGCTTCGAATGTAGGATACACGCTTACGCGATCGTTGTTCTGGAGAGTGTAGGCAAAATCGACTGAAATTCCATTCACCAGAATCAGGTCGATCTCGGTGTGAGGCACCCCCATGGACTCTAGCATGTCTTTTATCGACCGTTTTTCTTTGAACGCGGCTTCAAAATCGGTTTTTTTTCGATGAGTTGGAAGAAATTCGTTCAATTCTTCATAAAAGCGGAAGGTCGCTTTTAACATTGTGGGCGGGGCAGATTCCATCGGGTTGCAGGAAAAATTTTTAATTTTTATAAGGGGTAATGCCCCTCGAGCTTGCTGCGAATCGAAATCGAAGCGATCCGATTCCGATTTGGGTGGCTCTGGTAGAC from Deltaproteobacteria bacterium encodes:
- a CDS encoding Mut7-C ubiquitin/RNAse domain-containing protein codes for the protein MLKATFRFYEELNEFLPTHRKKTDFEAAFKEKRSIKDMLESMGVPHTEIDLILVNGISVDFAYTLQNNDRVSVYPTFEALNIENLTRLRKIPLRRNRFIADINLGDIVKYMRALGFDIFYDTAFTNRDIIALSNKENRIILSKNKKLLKFKDVSHGIYLYPGTTAEQIRRVIDRLDIKNEIKLFSRCLRCNALLVPVAKEAVLDRIPPKTRQFCHAYTRCLACDKLYWRGTHLIHMEKVLKRIIGDLS